The genomic region AATTTCCTAAGCTATAATAATTTGTCATTAAAATGGTCATATTTTGTCGTTAAAATGACGACATTTagcccgtcttcagcttgtgacgaaaaGTATCCGTTTCAATGATAATTGGTGCTATAAATATAGGTGACAACTTTGTGGATAAAGCTCATATTGTGTACCAACTCCAGAAGAAATATCCCCAATTCAATCAAACCAATATTCACAAATCCCCTTTTTCGTCAAAAATGGCAGGAATTGGACCAATGTCACAAGATTGGGAGCCAGTTGTGGTGCGCAAGAAGGCGCCTAACGCCGCCGCCAAGAAAGACGAGAAACTCGTCAACGCTGCTCGTCGTGCCGGTGCTGAAATCGAATCCGTTCGCAAAGGTTTcccctttctttttcttttttagggtTTCGTCGTtttttcgattgttttgtttctttgatgtGTTTTGGTGATTGGAATGTTAGGTTTTAGTTGTGGATTGCGATTTTTTGTGTTAGGGTTCGATTGATTGGATGagattttgggggttttgtgttctTGTTGTGTATTGCGATTTCTGTGTTAGGGTTTGATTGATTGGATGagattttgggggttttgtgttctTGTTGTGTATTGCGATTTCTGTGTTAGGGTTTGATTGATTGGGCTAGATTTTGGGTTACTTGAACTGCAAGATTGATGCTAGGGTTTTTTGTGCTCGTAATTTTGCTACTGTGATTgggtttttgtgttttatttATGGATTGCGATTTTGGGCTAAggttcgattgattgattgattaattgattacgGGTTCTAATTCGGATGAGATTATAGGGTTTACTTGAATCGCAAGGTTGGTGATAAGGTTTCTTGTTTTCTTTATTCAAATACATATAGTTGATTGTTTTTTTGTGGAGTCGTGGATTCCGGTCTATGTGCTAGagtttgattgattgattgacgaTTATGATTCGTATTGGATGCGATTTAGGGGTTACTTGAAGTCTTGAACCGCAAGGTTGATGCTAGGGTTTTTATTTTCGTAATTTTTGTTCTTTTATGTACTGTTGATTGATTTGGATTGAGGAATTAGGAGTTTGTAGCTGAATTTGAGATGGAGAGATTGTTCTTTGTGCTGGGTTTAGATGAATGCGTAAGCTTGAAGTTAGATGTTATGACTTATGATGTTTGACATGCAAGATTGATTCTCGTACTCTTAGTATCCTCGAAATTTGACGAGCAAAGATTTATTGAAGTTGAGATGAAAAGGTTCAAGCAATTAAGGAGTGTTCGGCTGATATCCTGTTTAACTTTTGAATTCAAATAGTTCGTAGAATTATAGCCTTATAGGGTTATTAAGATATGGAAAACCCAAGAGCTTTCGGCCGCTGGTCAAGTCCTGTTTTGTGATATTATACTTGTAAGTTATGTGCACTGTGGTACATGACTACATGCCGTACATCTGTTGTCTTTCTTGCATGTATGGGTTTATATGCGACACTTTTGGGATGCTTTCTATTTGCTTCTTGTTTGTCatcaaacaaatgataaacattCAATTTGCAGGATGAAATTGAGTTGTACACTTCTATCTGTGCTTACGgcttctttttcgttttttttttttttttttttttttgtgattcaCAATTGTTGGCTAAAGTAGCCAAAACTCAAACGAAACATAGTGTCTGAAATTGTTGGCTACTTTAGGCTGTGGCTTCTCTTCAGTTGGGACCTTTTAGGGTTGTCACTTACAGTGACGTATTACCATCTAATGACGCAATAGTTGTAATTGTGTTGCATTTTCGTttgtttttatttcctttttggCGCTTCTGTTAACAGAGTGAAGGATCTGATTTCGATGTTCTATTAGGTTATTATCTATTAGGTTATGATTCGAGCGTTACACTCAAATGGGTCACGGAATACAGCAAATGATCTGTGTGCCTGTTCCTGTTCTAACTGTTGCCGTGTTTTATTACAGCTGCTGCTGGAACAAACAAAGCTGCTTCAAGTGGCACCTCTTTGAACACTCGTAAGCTGGATGAAGAAACCGAGAATCTTGCTCGTAAGTATCCGTATCAGTGCTTCATGAGTTCCTTGGTTGAGTGCTATACTGCTATCTATTGTATCATTTTCAGAACAACAATAGATGCATATTTTTGAGCTATGACTAAGTTTGGGTAATTCCGTATTTTACAAGTTATACTTGTAACTGAGTTTGATGAATACTCGTATACTTTTGGTCAAGACTTGCTaaagaaacatgattttttatttCTTCCTACATTCACACTTCACAGAGAGACATTAGCCACACTAGCCTCATCATTTGGGTGCGGCTACAGTGGCTGACCTAATCTCTGATATTCATACTAGGATAAGGCCTTTCATGCTCTTGTACAGTTGAATATCAGAGGGCTTTACAATTAATCAAATGATGGCATAATTGATAACCTGGTGGCTCATTTTAGTTAATTGAACTTGAAACAGATGATCGTGTTCCAACTGAACTGAAAAAGGCCATTATGCAAGCTCGAATGGACAAGAAGCTCACACAATCTCAACTTGCACAGGTTTGTTATCTACTAACATGGCTATCTGTGCTTGTGTGTAGGCCTACCAAACGTGACCGACCCAAATCTGACCTAACATGAAATGACTATAACAAACTGACAAGCCTTGCTTCAGTTTTTTGAAACAAAAACCTAAGGCCACAACCATTAACCTGAAACCCTGAACCCAACCAGACACTACCGAAGATGACCTGTTAAAAGTGTCCCAAAAATGACCCGTTTGACAGTTTTATATTGCTCCGATGAGTGTTGGGATGTAGAGGTCATTTGAGTCATGTTGACAGCTGATGGTGTTAGGGCATGAATGGATCTAGGTTTTAAAATTCGATTGCATATATCACTATGCTAGTCAATCAGTGTCCAGATTTTCTGGGAAACCGGGTGTGACAAATATAAGGATTCCAAGCAGGGAAAGAATGTCAATTGATTTCACAATGTAATTGTAAATGTTTGTGTTGGTTTTGCAGGCAATCAATGAGAAGCCACAGATCATTCAGGAATATGAATCAGGGAAGGCAATTCCAAATCAACAAATCATCGGAAAACTGGAGCGTGCTCTTGGGGTCAAACTGCGTGGAAAGAAGTAGGCTCATCATCACTAACCGGGGTCTTTGATAGTTTGCTTAAAGTGTCGTTCATGTAGTCTGAAACTGGTGTAAATAAGTTTTCCGACTGTTGGTTTTCATCTAAAGAAGTATGGTTTGGACTTTTGGACCACGTTAAGTCGTTAATGGATATGATGCTGCTGATGGAAGGATGTTTGGGGTTACCCCATCAGTATCTGGCCTGATGCACCGTTTCTTGAGCATTTATGTTATTTGTGAATTGTGATATCGTAGTGGTTTGTCTAATTGTCCTGTTGTCTCGGCACAAATATCATTGGTTATCAATTTTTCCATGATACCGTTTGGTGATAAAGCTGGATTTAATTGTCATTCATTTCATTGTATGAATATTCTATTACCGACAACACCaattctcatttgagacggtcttatAAGTATAAAAAGTTCCAAGTATATAATTAAAATTGGCACATTCTAACAATGAACTCGACAACAACTCTCTATCCGGAAATGTTcatattttattgtaaaatggtcATATTTTATTCGTCTGAAATTTAGATACCTCCCTTCTGAATTTGTACTTGGTGTGCCAGCAAACACGGCGTGGTAATGTTTACTGTTTTGTACGATTTGGTAAAAACTCAATTGAATGTAGCTTTCATAATATAAAAGGGTTAAAACTCAAATGAAATACAGTAAATATCATTTGTTTCTGTTGAACAAACAATTCACCATTTCTTTTGTTCCTAGTAATATCCAAAGCCCTTCTAAAGGCTACCGAATCACAATTAATATAGGATTAAATGTACAAGGCATCTCGTATACAAATCGTATACAACAGCAGCATATACATATGGACTGCCTGTTATATATAATACATACAACAGCAGCATATACATAATTCGAAATAGGAAGGAATGAAGTACTAGAAGAATAAATCTTACATATTTCCCTCTCTTGCTTATGATTAATCAATAaccataatatatatatatgtataaattAGAAGACTTCATTCACAAGCAAGCTTTGTTCCGAAGCTTGTTAAGCAAATGGCGAAGGCTTGGAAAGCTGAAAGTGGTTGTCGATAATCCATGGTGAAAGTATCGTCCCCAACTTTGCCAAATTGAAGCAGAACTACCTCTTCGTCACCTTTACCATCAGGTTGACTTTGGTCAAGAGTAGCCATAAGTTGAAAATTCTTCACAGATGCTACAGTAACACGGCCGTGAAAATTCAAACACCAACACTGCAAGTGTTCATGCCATCTTGGCGCTTTGTTCTTTAAGACAGTGATATCAGAATCCGTTGACTTAGACTTGAGATCCATCGTATTGTTTGAGGTGGTTTGACCTAGGCCCGGACATTTAAGGGAGCAGTTCATTCTTCTCGGACCTCTTGATTTTAAGAGGTTGAACTTGTATGCCACATTCCCTACTTCGAAATTTCCGGTAGGAACCTGGGGGCTTATCTGTTTGTTGGCAAATCGACGGGTGGATCTGCTACTGGAGGGCTTTGCTCCCTCATAGGGTGGCTCGCTGTCATAGATTGTGAAGTTTGTGCCGAGAAAGTCCGAGCTGCAAATCATAATTGCAGAAACTTGTAAAACAATTTCTTAAGGGCACATCCGCACATACACCAACAAGATTTATTTATCACGGTGGTCAAAAAAACCATTAGAGATGTTTGTGCCAAATAAGTTTCAGTTGTCCAACAAAGCAGAAGTTATGTTTTAACTCAGAATGCTTCCTAGTTCCCACATACCCATtagaacaataaaaaaaaaatagaattcaAAGGAAATAGGGGTCACTTTCTTGATAATTTTATAATGAGACGGGTCTCCATATGAGAAATTATGTTTTATAAAAAGAGTGAAAATGCAAGCTGATAGGAAGATGAACTGTCATCTCATGGACTCGTGGTAGTCAACCTATTAGCCAAATTGTGATGTATTGAACAAGAAAAGGCCAGGACAAGTAAAATTGAACACATTTGGCAGCTGACAAAGACGCAAGCTACAATGAAACCTAAAAACACCCGCCACCCACCTCTTTCAAACACACCAAACCCGCCACTGTCAAAACAATTTCACCACCTATCATCATGTCTACCACCGAGAACACAGTCCCAAACCCTCATGATGCCGCCTCTCCTCTCACCTCACTCAATCTAAACCATTGTGTGAAACTCACCTCCACCAACTACACCTCCTGGAGGTTTCAATTGACACACATCCTATTCGGCTTTAGCCTATTAGGATTCATTGACGGCACCAATCCACCACCGTCAAAAACCCTTGTCTCTGATTACAAAACTGACCGTCCAAACCCCGCGTATTTCACGTGGCTCAAGCAAGACGGTCTCATCTTAGGTGCCTTAATGGGTACCTTATATCCACCACGATTCAAGCGTTAATCGTCCGCGCAACCACCTCGAAAGAGGCGTGGGACATTCTCGCTCAAACATATGCCAACCCATCTCGCACTCACATATTACAACTTAAAGATCGCCTCGATTCGATCATGAAAACCGCTGACCAATCGATCACTGAATATATGCATGCTATTAAAGCATGTATCGACCAGTTAGCCTTAATGGTCAGCGGTTTTCATGATCGAATCGCGGCGATCTTTGAGTTGTAATATGTGAATGCGAGATGGGTTGGCATATGTTTGAGCGAGAATGTCCCACGCCTCTTTCGAGGTGGTTGTGCGGACGATTAACGCTTGAATCGTGGTGGATAAGGTACCCATTAAGGCACCTAAGATGAGACCGTCTTGCTTGAGCCACGTGAAATACGCGGGGTTTGGACGGTCAGTTTTGTCATCAGAGACAAGGGTTTTTGACGGTGGTGGATTGGTGCCGTCAATGAATCCTAATAGGCTAAAGCCGAATAG from Silene latifolia isolate original U9 population chromosome 3, ASM4854445v1, whole genome shotgun sequence harbors:
- the LOC141647019 gene encoding multiprotein-bridging factor 1b-like → MAGIGPMSQDWEPVVVRKKAPNAAAKKDEKLVNAARRAGAEIESVRKAAAGTNKAASSGTSLNTRKLDEETENLAHDRVPTELKKAIMQARMDKKLTQSQLAQAINEKPQIIQEYESGKAIPNQQIIGKLERALGVKLRGKK